The sequence ATGCCCTTGATACCATGTTCCAAAAGGGCGACCGGATTGCAATAGACATGCCAATGACGTGCAATGCGGTCATTGTTTATTTGGCAATCATCCTTGGAGGCTTTGTTGTTGTGGGAATAGCAGACAGTTTTGCACCTCAGGAGATTGGCACTCGCATGAGGGTCGCAAAAGCAAAGGCAATTTTTACTCAGGTTCGACTGTAGCAACTAGCATGTCTTATGATCATCAGTACTGTAGTAGTGCTTATACTAATTTCACGAGATTTCAGGATTTCATAATTCGGGGAGGGAAGAAATTTCCACTTTACAGGTATATGATTGATCAAATTATTTAGTTAATATATGTGTTTCAGTAACTTAATTTGCTCAACTTAAACAAGCAAATTGTAGTTATTTAGTAGGATCACATCTTGTGAAAATAATCAGATTTAACAGTATATGTTTCATTTATACCTTTTTGCATGACCGTACTGAACCATCACAGAACAATTCTCAGCACTTGCTAAATATATCAAATTATGTTCTTCAGCCGTGTCATGGAAGGGACTTCAGCTAAAGCTATTGTTATTCCTGCAACTGGAGACCTTCTTGGAGTTACACCAAGGAATGGTGATATGTCCTGGAAAGATTTTCTTTCTCGTTCTGCTGGAAGGTATGCAACAAATTTGTTCCCTCCCATGTCACAACACAATAAATGACTGTCGTGTTCAGATGCTTTCTTTCCATGAAAACTTTAAGACTTCAGATTGCAAAACATACATGATTTTGTGATGTGACCAACATGGCAGCCATATGTCTTGGATTTGCAGGTCATCCATGTACTCTCCAGTTTATCAATCTGCAGACGCCCTAATTAATATTCTGTTTTCATCAGGAACAACTGGTATAGACTACCCTGAGTTGTTTTGACGCGGTTTCCTTTTATCTCTGGTTGCACTGTTTCTCTTGTTGACAACTTCACGCGTGATTTTGATctgttttatttgcttttggtgcAGGGGAGCCAAAAGCTATACCATGGACACAACTTTGTCCCATAAGATGTGGAGCTGATACCTGGGGACATTTGGATGTTCGCCCAAAGGACATAGGCTGCTGGCCTACAAATCTGGGTTGGGTTATGGGACCTATTCAACTGTTCTCATCCTTTCTAAATGGTGCGACATTGGCTTTATATCATGGTTCTCCTCTTGGACGTGGCTTCTGCAAATTTGTCCAGGTGTGGCCTATGTTGCACCATCTCTTGGTTTAAACTGCTAAAGTCGATTTAACCTTGTGTGGATTTCTTTTAGTTAAGTAGGGTTTTGACATGAGCTTATTTAGGTATCCAGTACTTGTCTTGAATTGATCATAGATAAAGTTTATTGGCTACCTAATTAACCTCAGTCTGTGGATGCGTCAAAAGTCCCTGCATATTAAATTAGAAGCTAAATATAAATTGCTCTTACTCATGCGCTTCATGGTAATGTCCATTAAATTGCAGGATGCCCGTGTGAGTGTATTAGGATCTGTGCCTAGCTTGGTGAAATCATGGAAGGCTGGTAATCTTACTGAAGGGCTAGACTGGACCAAAATCAGGCAAGTTGCTACTTACACTGTTAGAAAGCACTCGATTTCATCACAACCTCGTTGAAAGGAGCTACAATTCTACAATTGCAGGGTACTTGCCACAACAGGGGAGGCTTCTGATATTGATGATAATCTGTGGCTATCTTCGCGTACCTGTTACAAACCCATTGTTGAGTGCTGTGGTGGCACAGAGCTGGCATCCTCATACATTCAAGGGAGTCTTCTGCAGCCACAAGCTTTTGGAGCTTTCAGTGGTGCATCAATGTCCACTGGGTTTGTCATACTTGATGAACAGGGAAATCCATATGTAAGTATTGTCCGTAGAATATtctaagtttggtgattgtgtTCGCTGCATTAACCATTTTACGTTTGCTGTGACAGCCTGATGATCTACCTTGTTCTGGAGAAGTGGGTCTCTTCCCTTTATATTTTGGTGCTACCAATCGGCTTCTCAATGCTGACCACGATAAGGTTTACTTCGATGGAATGCCCATTTACAGAGGACGGGTATGGAGTCGCTTACCTCAGTTTTCCATATCTAAACTGCTTGACAAAATTATGAAGATATTCAACATTGGCAGCAGCCAGCAGCCAACAGCCAACATTCTAAGCTTTATAAAGTCAGTATGTTCTCCAAGTCTTCCAGTGGAGCCCTAGCGAGAAGATGAGAAGCAAACACGTGATTTAGACATGTTATTGTTCTCTGACATAAGTTTCAGTGATAAGTGTGCTATGAAAAAAGTAGCAACATTTTAGTCAATGTTCCCTTTGCTGAATCAACCAAATAAATCTAACTACATGCTATTAGAAGTTATCAGTAATAACCAGAATGGTGGAAAACTTAACACGTCGTAACAGTACTTTTGTTGCAGCAACTCCGACGACATGGAGATATAATCCAGAGGACAGTAGGTGGTTACTATATCGTGCAGGGCAGAGCAGACGACACTATGAATCTTGGAGGGATCAAGGTTGAAGCTCTTCCTTTCAATGTTTTCAATCCCTTGTTTGAATCTCATGAAACCAATGCAATATTTCTCTTGTTGAACAGACAAGTTCAGTGGAGATCGAACGGGTTTGTAATGGAGCCGATGAGGGTCTGCTAGAAACAGCAGCTGTTGGCATCAAACCTTCCGGCGGGGGACCAGAACAACTGGCTATCTTGGCAGTGCTAAAAGATAGATCGGCACCATATGATGCAAATATTTTGAAGGGAAAGTTCCAAAGAGCCATCCAGAAGAACCTCAATCCCCTTTTCAGGGTAAGAGTCTCTTTCTAAATTTCAGTTCGCATGATCAGATGGTTTGCATGTATAATGTGGGAATTAGGATGATTTGCTTGTCCTGACAGGTGAGCTATGTCAAAGTCGTCCCCGAGTTCCCGAGAACTGCTTCAAACAAGCTGCTGAGAAGGGTCCTGAGGGATCAGTTGAAGCAAGAGCTCGCGAATCGCAGCAAGCTATAAGGGGCCTGAGGGATACCCATCTCTTTTAAACAGGAAAATGGTTCTTCATAATCCAAGTTTATTGAACTCACAGCGTGTTACATAAGCGATGGTTCGGTTCCCTTTCATTCACTTCATTGAGGGTGTGTAGATTCATAACACTTGTTATTGTATTGTATGTGTTCAGCGCATTAGAAGTAATAAGGCGATGGCTTGCTAAAATCGGATCACTCTGTATGTTTGAAGGTTTAGAAGCCATCATATTTTCTTACGTTTTCTCTTTACACCTTCAAGACAAGATGAGCTGCATTATCTAGTGTCAGATCAAAACTCAGATATGTTTTCTTTGGTTACTCTTGCAACCTGACGATTTAAAAAAACTGAACTTCTTTAGACAGTTTCCAAAGCATCAAGTATCCATTTAAAGTATcgaattcaaatccaatttgtgtTGGGAAAACCACAAAGAATATTGTTGCTCTTGAATTTAGTACTACAAGTAATATAATCTCTGCATACCCACGAGCTATCTAATGAATTGTGACATGAGCTATCTGATGAATAGGGAAGTTTCCATATATACATACATGATCCCATCCCATGTCTGATTTCTGAAGGAAAATCGTGCTCATGTCTGAATGATTAAAACTCAGATATGTTTTGATCATACTAGAAAACAAAATCCATATCGGCGACTCTATGCACGCCCTGCGTAGGCGGCCAATTCGACTTGTGGGAAGCTCACTTGGCAGAAGATAATCTAGCCAATTTTTCATGGGTGTCGAAGGTGAAGAGGTCAAAAGCTTAAATCAGGACGCCCGTCTGTTTGTTCTTGCAGAGGACGGCTATATCATCTCATCTGTGTGTGCCAGATAGCTGAAGGAGTCGAGCTTGAGGGGATGAGATCACAACGACCCCATTCTTCCACACGAATCCAGCAAGCTAGCtagcagggccggccctggggcatgggcgacggggcgacggcccagggccctggcgagggggggggggggggggcatgatgGAGTATATACATATACTATAGGTCTACTAGTCgaaggcacgtgctttgcacgtgtACATTCTTAATAAAAAAGTTTCACACAAAAAGAATTTTCAATACGAACTGAGGACCTTTTACATGGATTGTTTTAGCTTTGCAACTGTACCAAGTTATGATGTCCTGATAACTTTTCATTTTCTCAAATTGCCAAAATATGTCAAGAAATGTTGGTTAGTGCgtgctccctctgtaaagaaatataagaccttttggacttacatttctttacagagggagtagtacttcACAAACCTGCATTCAATATTCACAAAATGGTAGTTCACGTCATGGAATCATATTTTGCTGAGAAAATGATCATCTCTATGCGTTCTATATCACCTGGATGTAGATGGAATACAGCCAGAGGGTAGGCTAGAATTATTAAAGGGTCGCATATCTAGAAAGAATTGAAAAAAAGTATATGAAAATACACAATGGAACCTGGGTATAGGTGCGCCCTAATTAAAAAAGTTAAACAATTCTAAAACTTGTTTAAACGAATATGGTCTAGTCTTATACTCATGTGTATAGGTTCATGAAGAAATGACTTTCATGATCCTCTCTtaaaaaaacatttctatatatgAAAGTCACTATTCAATCTTTCAAAAATATACTACTCACTATTTGCATATTGTTTTCCTTTTACAAAAATACTATTAAACTTTGTAAGTTGCAATTTTATTTTTCCCACCTAGAAGAATACTGTAGTCATTTCTTCATTAAGAGTAAAACACTCGATCATATTTGCCAGGAGaacattttctgatttttttatatatttaaaaAATTAAAATGCTATATCGGGTGCGTCTAGAACCTTGTCCCAAAAATCTGCACCGACATGTATGTCTATATATACACCTTTTTTTTGGGAAAATCCATACATAGACATGTATATGCATGGTAGTAGCTTTTTTTTATATTATCTAAAACTCCTGAAAAGCGTGGCAAATAGCCATCCTCCTTTCCGCCTGAGTTGAACTACGAATTTTGGTTGACACCCTGCTCGGCCATACGGGCCACTAAGCCTGCCACTGTGCAGCTATAGCCACTGTAAAAAAAAGCAGAACGTCAGCACACCACCACACCCTTGATCAGATCCCGTTCCTTTTTATCAAAAGAATAAAAAAATCAGATCCCCATTCCTGCCTGTCAGCCTGCCCCTGCCGATGCAGCGCATGATCCCGTTCCTCTGCAGCCATATGCTCCACGTCTCCACAGCGGATGGGGCCAGCAATCAATTTTCTCCATGCATCCAGCTAGGACCAGGAGGCAATCGTGGGTTACGGAGTCTTCCAGAAGGTGCGGGTGTTTGTAGCTTGGCGGGAGAAACGTGAGTGGCGAATCCATGCACTCTAAGCCATTCGATCCAATAGATCCGACGGCTATAAATGAATTCATATTGGAAGAGGCGGGCTAAACATGTGAGACGAAGGTAGATTCAAATATTCAAAAAAACATGTACTATAGTAGTAGAGATATAGCCCAGCAGAAAGCAACAAAAAATTACAACagaattaaagaaaagaaataggATGGGCTAGGAGGCCCAgatatagctagctagctagcgatCGCTGATGGATACGCGAAGGCCAAGCGGCGCCATGACTCACCCTCGTTTCTACGTTTCCTTGTCGCCCTCGCACGCCCGTCGGCCTTCTCGCTCGTCGCTCGGCGCCTTGCCCCCTGGCCCTTgccgcgtcgccgtcgcctcgccggctCGCCGGCGCCGCCACACAGCAGTCCGGCAGGCAGGCGGCAGCCCGGCCATCCGGCATCCGGCACCGCGGCAATACGACAATACCTATACGAGTACGCATCCGACTGGAAGTCAACAACATGCCTGGTCAACAAGAACGCATCCATGTTTCCTGTCCATCTCCAAACCTGAATTTGACAATCTCACTACCTCAGTAGTTATTTATTCTTTATTTAGTATGTACGTATTCTAATCCAATCTATCAATTTTTTGTCACTCTATATAACATGTCTAGGGTTCCAATCATCCGATCTATAAATTCCTAATTCTTTGTATGCTCTTTTGATCTTTTCTTCATGATTTTAGGACATTAGCCTACCATGTTACCTAAGAAGAAGCAATTACCGGGTGCTGAAAAAAggaggaaaaagaaagaaagtgaTATGAAAATTCTAGCACTGAAGGGTTCTTTGAATAACTACTTTACATCTTCAAGCAATGTTGATGTCAGTGAAGAAGAGGGGCAAGAAACTACTTCTGAGCATGAAAATCCAGATATTGAGGTGAATGAAGATGGTGCGAGCACAGGGGAGCAAATAAATTTTGGAGTCGGTTCGAATTTGGTTATTATTGTTTTCGATGGAGTCATTTGAATTATTATAGTCATATTTTAAACTAAGATGTGtgattaaaagttacttttaataAGTTGTATATATAATATACGCATACATATATATTGTCTTAGGACTTAGAACATAGGGGCCCATGTCGTCGAGTTCGCCTAGGGCCTCCCGAAACACAGGGCCGGCCCTGCTAGCTAGAAGTAAATTAAGCACAGGAAAACGGAGATGGAGGAAGTAACCTCATGAGCACACGGTGCCACGTTGATCGTATCTTGAAATTCAAATTCTTGTGGCGATTCTAATCTCCACAGTAGTGGGCCGtgggagtaaatagcataaaactactactttacaggctagggtttcaaaaaactaccagtttttatttttttctcagataactaccaaatgGGTGGTCGGCTGTTTTAAAAAACCCAAATCGTCGAGTCTTTATTAGTTAATCACGATTATGACAGGTTGGGCCCGCACTTAAAACAAACCGTTAGTTTGACCATTAACTTACATGTGGGCTCCACATGTAAGTTTCCTCTTCCTCTtatctttcttcctcctctctatCTCTTCTCTTCCCTCCTCTCTGCCTCCCGTGCTGGCCCTCTCCCCTCCCGAGCCGGCGACCCCCCTTCCCTCCCAAGCTGGCGATCCCCCCCGACCCTCCCCCCAAGCCAGCGCCCCTCCCCCCATCCCAAGCCGGCGACGACCCTCCCTCTCCTCCCCAACGTCCAAACAGTCGTGGTAGGTGCTCGCCGGAGCTCCTGTTGGCGACGGTGGCGACGAGGCCGGCCTCGTCCGCGGCGACGGGAGCTGCGCACTCCACCAGCGGCGCAAGCCGTCGCGTAGAGCTTGAGGAGCTCGCGGCAGGGGATGGGGGCGGCTGCAGGCAAGGCGCGGTGTGGCGACAGGGGATGGGGGCGGCCGCAGGCAAGGCGCGGCGTGGTGGCAGGCGACTCGCAAGTCATGGCGTGGCCGCAAGCGAGGCACGGCGAGGCGACAGGGGAGTCATGGCGCGGCGACGGCCGGAGACGAGGCACGGCATGGCGGCCGCTGCGGGCGAGGCTCGCCTGCCTCAGGCAAAGACCGGTGTGGATCCAGCCGCTGCGGGTGCGGCTGGCCGGCCTCAGGTGGTGAACGGCATGGATTCCGCCGCTGTAGGCGTGGCTCGCTGGCCGGAGGAAGCATCGTTGCCCTGCCGAGCGGGATCGAGCTCCTGGCTGCCGTGGCGACCTGATTGCTTTTTCAGAAAAGTCatagggacctgattgcttttttccGAAAACTTACAGGGACCCGGATGCTTTTTTAAAAACTTACATGTGAGACCCACATGTAAGTTAATGGTCAAACAAACGGTTATTTTACATGTGGGCCCGCACTGGCATAATCGTGATTAACTGATAAAGACTCGACGATTTGGgctttttgaaacagccgaccactcatttggtagttatctgagaaaaaatAAAAATCGGTAGTTTTTTAGAACCCTAGCCTgcaaagtagtagttttatgctatttactcgggCCGTGGCGAACAGAGTCACACACAGTCGCAAAGACGTAGCCTTCTACGTGAGCTTTGGCCACAGAGTGTTTGCTCTTGCACTGATGCTATTTTTGCCCTAACCTTCCTAGAGTGCCTGCAGTTCTGCTGGAGCATCTACCCCACAATCTCAAGAGTGATAATTTTCGCGAATAACTCAGGAGGATGGGAGGGATCGAATCTCGCTCAGGCCCTGTTCGTTTAATCCCCTCGCCACAGGGATTGGAGGGGATTGGAAAGGTTTGACAAGGATTTTGACTTGCAAGGGATTTAATCCCCTCCAATCCCTTTCAAACCTCTCCAAACCCTGCCTAACCGAACAAGGCCTCAGGTGGAATCGTAGATCTACGTCTCCTCTTTCCTTTCCTTAGGGGTAAAAAATAATGAGTAGAGAGTATCAAAATCTGTAACCTCGAGAGTCTAGAAGCGGACAAATTTTGACAATGTATTGCTTGACATATTTTGTAAAAAATCGAGttacaaaaaagaaaaggaaatgatAAGTACCTGAATGGCAACTCTAGTGACGCAAAGATGCCAAGTTATTTGACACACATGACAGTTTTCTGTCAAAAAATAAACTGAAGTATGAAGTTGTCATGCTTGGCAACTAAAATTACCATCCTCGCCTCACAAAAATTACCATAAAAACATTCGGTTTGCCATGTAGTCGTGCCTAGCGTTCGGACATCAgattccaaaaataaaataaaataaatcaggCGACTTACAATCAGAAGAAATAGGAACCTtatgaaaaggaaaagaaggacCTTTTTATTAGCCTGAGTTTGTCGCCCTTCTCTCCCCATCCATCAGCCATGACGAAAAAACACAGGGTTAGGGTTAGGGCCGCAGCGGCTGCTTCATCTTCGATCGCCATGGACACCGGAGAGCCTCAGGAAGAGACCGTCGTCTTCCCCGATTGGTTGATGCTGCATCGCCTTGGCCGCACGCGCTGCCATGACGACCTAGACGCTGCTCGTGAGGCTGTCAGCAAGAACAAGACCGCCGTTCCACTCGACATGGACACCGGCCACCACTCCGGCTACGCTTCCTTCACCCTCGCGGCTCCTCCAGAAGGGGTCTCCTACCTCAACCTCCACTGGCCGGCGGGAGAAGTCTCCGACCCCGAGACGGTGGAGACCCCCGCCCATGCCACCGTCCGGGCAACCGACAAGGACCTCGTCCTCTTCGACGTCTACGTCAAGAGCCGGACAACCTACTTGGGCTGCGGCCCGTCAGATCTGTTCGTCTACACGGCCGCCGGTCCTTCTTCCCCCTCGGTGCAGAAGCTCCCTCTGTACGCTCAGCACAGGAGGAAACGGCGGTGGTTCCTGATGGATAAATTCGCCACGGGCATCTTGCGGCTCTCGGAGAAGCGCTACGTCGTTGCCGACCTCAGCGTCCTGGACTGTGCGCTCTGCTTCTTAAGCTCCTCCTCTAAAGCTCCTCCTCTAAAGAGTGGAAAATCATCCCCATTACGCCGGGCCTGATACGTTGGCACCCACCGGAGCAGGACCGTAGAAGTCGCCGGCTCCCTTACCTCTGGTCGACCAACGACGTGCTCGCTTTCGACGGCAGATTCCTGTGCTGGGTCGACTACTTCAGCGGCGTCCTGCTGTCCGACTTCTCCGACGCAGACTCCCCGGTGCTTCACTTCGTGCCTTTCCCTGTAAAAATAGAATACCCCGACGAGGCGCGGGTCTCGAGGTGCTTCCCCGGGAGGTTCCGGAATGTGTCCGTCAGCCAAGGCATGATCCGCTATGTCCACATTGACAATGACTTTCATGAGACGATCTACAGCGACTGCCACTCGCCTGAGCGTCCTAAGAGAAGCCGGGAGCAGCGGCAGCTTCCCAAGAAAATCACCATCTGGACTTTGAACATGACGATGGACGACCATGGCAACTCCAAGTTCGAGTGGGAGGTGCACCGCGTGATCAACCTGGACTGCCTCTGGGGGCAACGTGGGTACGAAGCTCTGGGCATACGCCGGCGTCTTCCCGAGTTCCCGATCCTCGCCGCGGATGACCCGGATGTGCTGTGCTGCCTGTTACGGAAGAAAGAATTTCATGGTAAGGCGTGGTTGATCATGGTTGACATGAACCATGGAAACCTTCGGTCCTGTACTCCATACATCAATAGACAGTCCTACTGTGCTAAGTGTGTGGATGAGGTAGATCCCGGACACGACTTTCCTAATATCCCGCTTCTTCCAAGTGTCTTCTCCAAATACCTTGAAAGGCCAACAGGTAACCAGAAAAAACTCTCTTAATATTCATAAAATGCTATGATGTCCCTTGTATATATGTACGTTCTTACATACTATTCTGAATGACTAACATGGTTGCCTTTGCGTAGACATTTCAGATGAGCAATACAATGAGCTTCTAGGAACTACTCTAGATGATTTTCGTGGACAAGACAATCAGACACAAGTAGAATCAGTACCAAAGAAAAGGCCTCGGCACGTGAAAGGAAACGGCGAAAGAAGTGacaagaaaaaggctaagaaaaGCAAGGTTGTTATGTCGGAAAACCTGGTGTCGGTCAGGAAACAAGAACTTGGGACTTATAATAAAGACCTGAAAACAGAGCAAATTGAGAGCTACAAGGAAATCAAATTTGCACAGATGGAAAGACATGATCCCAGCAATGATCCTTATTGCATGACCAAGTGCATTGAGTACCTGAAACAGTTAGCACTCCTCACGCCAATTGAAACTCTTAAGGTGATCAACTATCTAAAGAAAGATAGAGTAAACCGTGAAATATTGATGACAGTGGATTATGACGTTGTAGTGGAGTTTCTCAAAGAAGTAGTCTCCTCTCAAGTTGGAAGTGTAAATTAGGAGATTCTTTTGTTTGATGTGATCTTGCTAgctcatttatattattttttgataATGAAAGAAAAGTTTCGGAGTTATGTCACATTGCTATAGTGATTCCATGTCGAACAACACCACATAGTTATGTTATTCAGATAGAAAGGTTATCACGCGTAAATTTGTATGCAATGTGCTCTCGTTATTTACGGTTGTTTTCTTTTATAGTGTGTAGAACATAAAGTGAAATGTCACCTTTCTAAAATCATGATGTTGCTAAAGTGCGAAAATAATATCATATAGGAGTGACTAAGAGGTGCTGCAGCCAGGTTCCTCAAATGCCCCATATACGTCGAGGAGGACAACACAGTTAGTGTCCGGTCACAAAATGCCGACCTAGTCGGGCTCCTTAAATTGACCCTATATGTCCGGGCTGACCGACACCCCCCACATGCAGCCCATGTCTGAAGCAGATATGAGGAGGCCCCGGACGTGCTCACCACGTCTTACTGACGGCAGGACCCACGCGGACACACATCAAAGACCCACGCGGACACACATCAACAAACCCATCTGTTGGGTGAGGACGTATTCATGTCGCGCTGCCGGCACACCGTCTGAGGGGCCAAAAATCCGACTATTTAAGCCGGACGATGAGCCTCAACCGTAGCCACTCACATTTCCACCCTCTCCCTCGCGTTAGCGACGCCATCGTGAGTCCGTCCGAGCTCactgtataatcatccatagatttaaactatgagtaggacaatttcttagcattaatttcattctttctcaagattgcgcaacatgttcatgctcaatttgcttaaaattcatgatctgATTTCTAAGGGAAATAGTTTTTACGGGAataaaatacttagtaataaatgcatctttgcacttatcccaagaatcaatattattacgaggcaaagatgaaaaccaaatttttgcacgatcccggaaaaagaaaggaaataattttaatttcacaatatcattgtccacattttttttcttttgcgtatCACACAATTCTACAGAAGTGTTTAGATGGGACGTGACATCCTCATTAGGATTACCGAAAAAatgctctttcataacaagattcaacaaagggACATTAATATCATAAAACTCCGCACTAGCGGCGGGAGGAGAAATCGGAGTAATAAtacaatcattattattggtattga comes from Triticum aestivum cultivar Chinese Spring chromosome 5B, IWGSC CS RefSeq v2.1, whole genome shotgun sequence and encodes:
- the LOC123113823 gene encoding probable CoA ligase CCL12 — encoded protein: MAATARGSVGEIRAADVEAAGLAAADAAAFLAALRSAAGEDGGDAAAAWAAVVAAGVLRPDHPHALHQLVYYSVYAGWDRAGRGPPPYWFPSPIDCKQTNLGRVMEENGPKLLGASYKDPVSSFRLFHKFSVHNQEVYWKIVLKELSIKFVREPTSILDASDKSKKGGTWFPGAVLNIAECCLLPWPSQNKTDDSTAIVWRDEGFDDYPVNRMSLKELRTQVMTVANALDTMFQKGDRIAIDMPMTCNAVIVYLAIILGGFVVVGIADSFAPQEIGTRMRVAKAKAIFTQDFIIRGGKKFPLYSRVMEGTSAKAIVIPATGDLLGVTPRNGDMSWKDFLSRSAGRSSMYSPVYQSADALINILFSSGTTGEPKAIPWTQLCPIRCGADTWGHLDVRPKDIGCWPTNLGWVMGPIQLFSSFLNGATLALYHGSPLGRGFCKFVQDARVSVLGSVPSLVKSWKAGNLTEGLDWTKIRVLATTGEASDIDDNLWLSSRTCYKPIVECCGGTELASSYIQGSLLQPQAFGAFSGASMSTGFVILDEQGNPYPDDLPCSGEVGLFPLYFGATNRLLNADHDKVYFDGMPIYRGRQLRRHGDIIQRTVGGYYIVQGRADDTMNLGGIKTSSVEIERVCNGADEGLLETAAVGIKPSGGGPEQLAILAVLKDRSAPYDANILKGKFQRAIQKNLNPLFRVSYVKVVPEFPRTASNKLLRRVLRDQLKQELANRSKL